One segment of Zonotrichia albicollis isolate bZonAlb1 chromosome 4, bZonAlb1.hap1, whole genome shotgun sequence DNA contains the following:
- the LOC102070454 gene encoding prolactin isoform X2 produces the protein MALARAVGRAGAAAALALLWLLVCAPGDAGCHPLTVADLFDRVIRHSGRIHSLSTALYAELREELTHVILKLLQAWKEPLSHFNQHIEHHQELPDDSLSKAKQISNMVHELKTGVEKVTEKMQSMGIISNSLNGMASSEDTGLSISNEANMMSDSDFIHCFRRDSNKVQSYLKILKCRIMPENSC, from the exons ATGGCCCTGGCCCGGGCGGTGGGGCGGGCAG GTGCGGCTGCGGCGCTGgcgctgctgtggctgctggtcTGCGCTCCGGGGGACGCCGGCTGTCACCCCCTGACCGTGGCCGATCTCTTCGACCGGGTGATCCGGCACTCGGGCAGGATCCACAGCCTCTCCACGGCGCTCTACGCCGAGCTG AGAGAAGAACTAACTCACGTGATACTGAAACTTTTGCAAGCCTGGAAAGAACCACTGTCCCACTTTAACCAGCATATTGAGCACCATCAAGAGCTACCTGATGACAGCCTTAGCAAAGCTAAGCAAATCAGCAATATGGTACATGAGCTGAAGACTGGAGTCGAGAAAGTAACAGAAAAG ATGCAGTCAATGGGGATCATCAGCAATTCATTAAATGGAATGGCATCATCTGAAGACACTGGTTTATCAATTAGTAATGAAGCAAACATGATGAGTGACTCTGATTTCATTCACTGTTTTAGGAGAGATTCCAATAAAGTACAAAGCTACTTAAAAATTCTCAAATGTAGGATTATGCCAGAAAATAGTTGCTAA
- the LOC102070454 gene encoding prolactin isoform X1 encodes MALARAVGRAGAAAALALLWLLVCAPGDAGCHPLTVADLFDRVIRHSGRIHSLSTALYAELEKHFPPRDNELGRPARKCHTSGMLTPNGKEYAQKIPREELTHVILKLLQAWKEPLSHFNQHIEHHQELPDDSLSKAKQISNMVHELKTGVEKVTEKMQSMGIISNSLNGMASSEDTGLSISNEANMMSDSDFIHCFRRDSNKVQSYLKILKCRIMPENSC; translated from the exons ATGGCCCTGGCCCGGGCGGTGGGGCGGGCAG GTGCGGCTGCGGCGCTGgcgctgctgtggctgctggtcTGCGCTCCGGGGGACGCCGGCTGTCACCCCCTGACCGTGGCCGATCTCTTCGACCGGGTGATCCGGCACTCGGGCAGGATCCACAGCCTCTCCACGGCGCTCTACGCCGAGCTG GAAAAACACTTCCCTCCCCGTGACAACGAGCTGGGAAGGCCCGCTCGGAAGTGCCACACGTCGGGGATGCTGACCCCCAACGGCAAAGAGTACGCCCAAAAAATCCCG AGAGAAGAACTAACTCACGTGATACTGAAACTTTTGCAAGCCTGGAAAGAACCACTGTCCCACTTTAACCAGCATATTGAGCACCATCAAGAGCTACCTGATGACAGCCTTAGCAAAGCTAAGCAAATCAGCAATATGGTACATGAGCTGAAGACTGGAGTCGAGAAAGTAACAGAAAAG ATGCAGTCAATGGGGATCATCAGCAATTCATTAAATGGAATGGCATCATCTGAAGACACTGGTTTATCAATTAGTAATGAAGCAAACATGATGAGTGACTCTGATTTCATTCACTGTTTTAGGAGAGATTCCAATAAAGTACAAAGCTACTTAAAAATTCTCAAATGTAGGATTATGCCAGAAAATAGTTGCTAA